In Streptomyces chartreusis NRRL 3882, the following are encoded in one genomic region:
- a CDS encoding MarR family winged helix-turn-helix transcriptional regulator, which produces MEPEEIAGALADVAGAVVRSLVDRRGMSFTTASTLGRLEREGPSRLTALAVAEGVAQPSMTQLVQRLENKGLATRVSDPDDGRVTLVAITDAGRDVLAERRRERNARLVRRLAALSEDERRALGSAMRTALPLVRRIVDEPAGLNGQPDDMA; this is translated from the coding sequence ATGGAGCCGGAGGAGATCGCCGGAGCGTTGGCCGACGTCGCGGGCGCCGTGGTGCGGAGCCTGGTGGACCGTCGCGGCATGAGCTTCACGACCGCCTCCACGCTGGGCCGGCTGGAGCGGGAAGGGCCGAGCCGGCTGACCGCGCTGGCGGTGGCGGAAGGAGTCGCTCAGCCGTCGATGACCCAGCTCGTCCAGCGGCTGGAGAACAAAGGGCTGGCCACACGGGTCAGCGACCCCGACGACGGACGGGTGACGCTGGTCGCCATCACCGATGCCGGGCGTGACGTGCTGGCGGAGCGCAGAAGGGAGAGGAACGCGAGGCTGGTCCGCCGGCTGGCCGCGCTCTCGGAGGACGAGCGGCGAGCCCTGGGCTCGGCGATGCGGACCGCCCTGCCACTCGTGCGGCGGATCGTCGACGAGCCCGCAGGCTTGAACGGCCAACCGGACGACATGGCCTGA
- a CDS encoding cysteine hydrolase family protein, whose product MAHSALLVMDVQRSIVDRFGNGGGYLARLREAVGAARAADLPLVYVVVGFRPGHPEISARNKTFGAAARSGAFTAEDPGNEIHPDVAPRPGDIVVTKRRVSAFAGSDLEMVLRAGEIDTLVLTGIATSGVVLSTLRQAADLDFGLTVLADGCLDADPEVHRVLTEKVFPRQADVLSVAEWASTLPV is encoded by the coding sequence GTGGCCCACAGCGCCCTGCTCGTGATGGACGTCCAGCGGTCCATCGTGGACCGCTTCGGCAACGGCGGTGGCTACCTGGCACGCCTGCGCGAAGCCGTCGGCGCCGCCCGGGCGGCGGACCTGCCCCTGGTCTACGTCGTCGTCGGCTTCCGCCCGGGCCATCCGGAGATCAGCGCCCGCAACAAGACCTTCGGCGCCGCCGCACGGTCCGGCGCGTTCACCGCCGAGGACCCGGGCAACGAGATCCATCCCGACGTCGCTCCCCGTCCGGGCGACATCGTGGTCACCAAACGACGGGTGAGCGCGTTCGCGGGCAGCGACCTCGAGATGGTGCTCAGGGCGGGCGAGATCGACACCCTGGTCCTCACCGGCATCGCCACCAGCGGAGTCGTGCTCTCCACCCTGCGCCAGGCGGCCGACCTGGACTTCGGACTCACCGTCCTGGCGGACGGGTGCCTGGACGCCGACCCCGAGGTGCACCGCGTCCTCACCGAGAAGGTGTTCCCCAGGCAGGCGGACGTCCTCTCCGTCGCCGAGTGGGCCAGCACGCTCCCGGTGTGA
- a CDS encoding membrane protein has product MTTQPLLDDWRRAPLRAMANKVPEVTACFWIIKVLTTGMGETASDLLARVLGPIPAVALGGLALVASLAVQLTVRRHIAWVYWTAVVMVSVFGTMAADVLHVGLGVPYAVSTPVFLAVLAAVFGLWYASERTLSIHGIHTRRREGFYWAAVLATFALGTAAGDLTATAGLGYLGSVGLFAAAICVPALAHRWAGLNAVAAFWSAYIVTRPLGASLADWMAVGQSRGGLALGLEPVTLAWTVAILGFVAYLATSQRGRRPA; this is encoded by the coding sequence ATGACGACACAGCCCCTCCTCGATGACTGGCGCCGCGCCCCCCTGCGCGCCATGGCGAACAAGGTCCCGGAAGTGACCGCCTGCTTCTGGATCATCAAGGTCCTGACGACCGGCATGGGGGAGACGGCATCCGACCTCCTGGCCCGCGTGCTCGGCCCGATACCGGCGGTCGCGCTCGGCGGACTCGCTCTGGTCGCCTCCCTGGCCGTCCAGTTGACCGTCCGCCGCCACATCGCGTGGGTGTACTGGACCGCCGTCGTCATGGTCAGCGTGTTCGGCACGATGGCGGCCGACGTCCTGCACGTCGGGCTCGGCGTCCCCTACGCGGTGTCGACCCCCGTCTTCCTCGCCGTGCTGGCCGCCGTCTTCGGCCTCTGGTACGCGAGCGAGCGGACGCTGTCCATCCACGGCATCCACACCCGTCGCCGTGAGGGGTTCTACTGGGCGGCCGTCCTGGCGACGTTCGCCCTGGGTACGGCCGCGGGTGACCTCACCGCCACGGCCGGCCTCGGCTACCTGGGTTCGGTCGGCCTCTTCGCGGCCGCGATCTGCGTACCGGCCCTGGCCCACCGCTGGGCCGGCCTGAACGCGGTGGCCGCCTTCTGGTCCGCGTACATCGTCACTCGCCCCCTCGGCGCATCCCTCGCCGACTGGATGGCGGTCGGTCAGTCCCGCGGCGGTCTGGCACTGGGCCTGGAGCCCGTCACCCTGGCCTGGACGGTGGCCATCCTGGGCTTCGTCGCCTACCTGGCCACATCGCAGCGCGGCAGGCGCCCCGCCTGA
- a CDS encoding class I SAM-dependent methyltransferase, whose translation MKEQRFDVWAAAAAYERFMGRWSRLAAEEFATWLDCADHLRWLDVGCGTGALSAAVTARCRPRMVVGVDRSEAFVGSVRVPGPVSARFLVADAMSLPVRDGAMDVAVSGLTLNFLPQPTAAVAEMARVVRPGGRVATYVWDYAGGMSFLRRFWDAAVAVDPSAASLDEGRRFPVCRPERLHRLWADAGLVDVSTAPIEVPTVFADFDDLWEPFLAGQGPAPGYVASLAPADRDQVRDALSAAVTRRPDGAIALTARAWAVSGRRPVRAAAR comes from the coding sequence ATGAAAGAGCAGCGGTTCGACGTGTGGGCGGCCGCGGCCGCCTATGAGCGGTTCATGGGCCGGTGGAGTCGTCTCGCGGCGGAGGAGTTCGCGACGTGGCTCGACTGCGCTGACCATCTGCGGTGGCTCGACGTGGGTTGCGGCACCGGTGCCCTGTCGGCAGCGGTGACCGCCCGGTGTCGGCCCCGCATGGTGGTGGGAGTCGACCGTTCCGAGGCGTTCGTGGGCTCGGTCCGGGTCCCAGGTCCCGTCTCGGCACGGTTCCTCGTGGCGGACGCGATGTCACTTCCCGTGCGCGACGGCGCCATGGACGTCGCCGTCAGTGGCCTGACACTGAATTTCCTTCCTCAGCCCACCGCGGCAGTGGCCGAGATGGCCCGGGTGGTCCGGCCGGGCGGCCGAGTCGCAACGTATGTGTGGGACTACGCCGGCGGCATGAGCTTCCTGCGCCGGTTCTGGGACGCTGCCGTCGCAGTGGACCCGTCCGCAGCCTCGCTGGACGAAGGCCGTCGATTCCCCGTATGCCGTCCGGAACGGCTGCACAGGCTGTGGGCGGACGCGGGACTCGTCGATGTGTCGACCGCCCCGATCGAGGTGCCCACCGTCTTCGCGGACTTCGACGACCTGTGGGAGCCCTTCCTGGCGGGGCAGGGCCCCGCACCCGGCTACGTGGCGTCCCTTGCCCCGGCCGACCGGGACCAGGTACGTGACGCGCTCAGTGCGGCTGTCACGAGGAGGCCGGACGGTGCCATCGCGCTCACCGCCCGGGCCTGGGCTGTGAGCGGCCGGAGGCCAGTCCGCGCAGCAGCGAGGTGA